In Drosophila teissieri strain GT53w chromosome 2R, Prin_Dtei_1.1, whole genome shotgun sequence, the following proteins share a genomic window:
- the LOC122612439 gene encoding acidic leucine-rich nuclear phosphoprotein 32 family member A isoform X1, which yields MEKRIELERRARKVNQITELNLDNCRSTSIVGLTDEYTALESLSLINVGLTTLKGFPKLPNLKKLELSDNRISSGLNYLTTSPKLQYLNLSGNKIKDLETLKPLEEFKNLVVLDLFNNDATQVDNYREKIFKMLPTLNFLDGFDCNDEEVQSEGDDDDEVNGNDSDEEGDKCNAFCLNGLEIDLDELEALEKRVKAKKSLQDKPPPQSEDKEVDELDEYLKELQLRESNAASDEQSVINATPQPPSNSNLNFAILLYWFLAILNLGNAAYFSGDDDEEDSDDSDEEDNGEVSLSEVYNDDLEEDNSDWEGEGEGGEDDEDEDSDIDDADGDANESAASVNAKEKDGDKEADESQVRGKKRKHDG from the exons TTGGCCTTACAGATGAATACACAGCCTTGGAATCGCTTAGCTTGATTAACGTGGGTCTCACCACACTGAAAGGTTTCCCCAAGCTGCCCAATTTGAAGAAGCTGGAACTTTCCGACAATCGGATCTCGAGCGGCCTCAACTATCTGACCACCAGCCCCAAACTGCAATATCTGAACTTGTCTGGAAACAAGATAAAGGATCTGGAAACCCTTAAGCCCCTGGAGGAGTTTAAAAATCTGGTTGTGCTGGATCTGTTTAATAACGATGCCACTCAGGTGGATAATTACCGTGAGAAGATCTTCAAGATGCTGCCAACGTTAAATTTCCTAGATGG ATTTGATTGCAACGACGAGGAGGTGCAATCTGaaggcgatgatgatgatgaggtcAACGGCAACGATTCCGACGAAGAAGGAG atAAGTGCAATGCATTCTGTTTGAATGGTTTAGAAATCGATTTAGACGAGCTCGAGGCGTTGGAGAAGCGGGtaaaggcgaaaaaaagtTTGCAGGACAAACCACCTCCCCAATCGGAGGACAAAGAAGTAGACGAATTAGATGAATACTTAAAAGAGTTGCAGCTAAGGGAATCCAATGCCGCAAGCGATGAACAATCTGTGATAAATGCCACCCCGCAGCCTCCTAGCAATTCAAACTTAAATTTTGCAATCCTGCTCTATTGGTTCCTtgccattttaaatttggGCAATGCTGCATATT TTTCTGGtgacgatgacgaggaggaCAGCGATGACAGCGACGAAGAGGATAATGGCGAGGTGTCCTTGTCGGAGGTGTACAATGACGACTTGGAAGAGGATAACTCTGATTGGGAAGGAGAAGGCGAGGGCGGCGAagacgacgaggatgaggattcCGATATTGATGATGCCGATGGAGATGCAAACGAATCGGCTGCATCAGTGAATGCCAAGGAAAAGGATGGCGATAAGGAAGCAG ACGAGTCGCAAGTTAGAGGAAAGAAGAGAAAGCATGATGGTTAA